The Flavobacterium psychrotrophum region GGCCAGGAGAGCGATGTAGACGTTTCTAATACCTGCAAACAGATCGAGAAAAAACTCGAAGAAACCAAGAAGAAAATATATAAGAACCTTACCGCATGGCAGCGTGTACAGTTATCGCGCCACCCAAGCCGTCCTTATACAATGGATTACATAAAGGCACTGGCAGGCGATACCTGGCTGGAGCTTTTTGGCGATCGTTCTTTTAAAGACGATAAAGCTATGGTAGGCGGGCTAGCAAAAATCGACGGGCAAAGCTTTATGATCATTGGCCAGCAAAAAGGTTTTAATACTAAAACAAGGCAATACCGCAACTTTGGTATGGCAAACCCTGAGGGGTACCGCAAGGCTTTAAGGCTAATGAAAATGGCTGAGAAGTTTGGCATACCTGTTGTAACCTTTGTAGATACTCCGGGTGCATACCCAGGGCTTGAAGCTGAGGAACGCGGACAGGGAGAGGCTATCGCAAGAAATATTTTTGAGATGTGCCGCCTTAAAACACCTGTTATTACCGTTATAGTAGGAGAAGGCGCATCAGGAGGTGCATTAGGCATAGGTGTAGGCGATAAAGTATACATGCTTGAAAACACCTGGTACTCTGTAATATCGCCTGAATCGTGTTCTTCGATTTTATGGAGAAGCTGGGAATATAAAGAGCAGGCAGCCGATGCGCTGAAGCTTACCAGCTACGACATGAAAAAAAATCACCTTATAGATGAGATTATTCCTGAACCTCTGGGCGGTGCCCACTACGACAGGGAAACCACATTTAAATCGGTAGAGCAATACATTACTAAAGCATACAATGAGCTGAAAGACTTATCAACAGCTGATTTAGTAGCGCAAAGGATGGATAAATACTGTAACATGGGCGAATTCAAGGACTAAGGACCTGAAATTACCCAAAACACACAATACTGTCCGGAGCCCTGCTGCTTCGGACTTTTTTTTGGTTGTTAACAAAATGTAAATTTTATAAACATTTTTTGCTAACAACTTCATTCAGTTATAACTTTTTAAAAAGCTAATTTTAGCAGATGGAAAACGCTAAGGAATACACTTCCAAAAAATTTGATAAATCAAAACTGATAACCCTTGAGGCCGGAAAAATCCAGCCCCAGGCTCTTGATTTAGAAGAAGCTGTATTAGGAGCTATGATGATTGATAAAAGAGGGGTAGATGAAGTAATTGACATTTTACAACCCGATGCTTTTTATGACCAGCGCCATAATTACATCTATGAAGCCATTGTACAGCTATTTAATGATACACAGCCCATAGACCTTTTAACCGTTTCTGCACAGCTTAGAAAAACTGCCAAGCTGGAACAGGCCGGCGGCGACTTTTACCTGATACAGCTTACGCAAAAAATATCATCGTCAGCACACATTGAGTTTCACTCGCGCATTATCCTGCAAAAGTTTATACAGCGCAGCCTTATACGAATCTCTGCCGAAATTGCCGAAGAAGCTTATGATGAGACTACCGATGTTTTTGACCTTTTAGATAAAGCAGAAAGTAAACTATATGAAGTTACCCAGGGCAACATAAAACGTAGTTCTGAAACGGCACAGAGCCTTGTAATGCAGGCTAAAAAACGTATTGAAGAGATTGCAGGTAAAGAAGGCCTTTCTGGTGTGGCAACAGGTTTCCACGAGCTTGATAAACTTACCAGTGGCTGGCAACCGAGCGACCTTATTATTATAGCGGCAAGGCCGGGTATGGGTAAAACGGCGTTTGTACTTTCTATGGCGCGCAACATAGCCATTACTTACGGGCATGGTGTAGCGGTATTCTCTCTGGAGATGGCATCGGTACAGCTTATTACCCGTTTGATATCGAGCGAAACCGGATTATCGTCTGAAAAACTGCGTACCGGTAAACTCGAAAAACATGAGTGGGAACAGCTTAGCATCAAGGTAAAAGATCTTGAAAAAGCACCGCTATATATTGATGACACCCCTTCCCTATCTATATTTGACCTTAGGGCGAAGGCACGAAGGCTGCATTCGCAATACGGCATCAGGATGATTATAATTGACTACCTGCAGCTAATGACTGCCGGTGGTAATGGTAAAAATGGTGGTAACCGTGAACAGGAAATCTCAACCATTTCCCGAAATCTTAAGGCACTGGCAAAAGAACTTAACGTTCCGGTAATTGCGCTGTCGCAGCTATCCCGTGCTGTTGAAACCCGTGGTAGCAGCAAACGCCCGCTACTATCTGACCTTAGGGAATCTGGTGCGATCGAGCAGGATGCAGATATCGTATCGTTCATCTACCGCCCCGAATATTATAAGATTGAAGAGTGGGATGATGATGAGCAATCGCCTACGGCAGGCCAGGCTGAATTTATCGTAGCCAAACACCGTAACGGTGGCCTTGAAAACATCCGCCTTAAATTTATTGGTAACCTGGGTAAGTTTGATAACCTGGACGATTTTAGCTCGCCGTTTGACGAACTGCCATCGAGCATGAACAGTAATAATGATTTCATCACTAAAAACCTGCCGTCTGCTAATGATGCGTTTGGCAGCAATATGAACAGCAGCCGAGGTGTACAGGATGACGATGATGTACCATTCTAAAATTTAAAATAACCTAATCTCTATATACATAATTATGACTGAAAATATAAATCCTGAATCGCTTACACTTACCGAAACCATACTATCAATCAACGTTACCGATGCCGAGCTAGTGGCGTATGAGTAAATAGTAATACAACAATAACAGAAAGCGTGTCTTAAAAGGATGCGCTTTTTTGTTTTGTAAAAGCCATATTAAACAGCTAACAACAAAATCAAATATTTAATATCTTTGATAAAAATAGTTCTATGGAAACCATACACCTAAAAGTTAACTCAAAAGTCTATGACCACGTAATGTGGTTGCTAAAGCAATTTGACTCTAAAGATGTTGAAATTGTTTCGGACGATTTTTTTAAAAATAAGGAAGAGCTTGAGGAAGACCTCAGGAAGATTGATGCGGGAGAGATGAAAATGTATACTTTAGAAGAATTTGAACAGGATACAGATGAGTTGCTGAAGAAATATGAAGGTTAAAATTCTAGAATCTTTTACAATAAAATTTAATAAACAGCTAATATTTATTGCTGAAGACAAACCTTCAGCGGCTAAAAAGTTTAGAACTGATTTATTATTTGAATTAAAGTCATTATCAGTAATGCCTTTTAAAAACAGACAGTCAATTTACTTTAATGATGATAACATACGCGACCATAGTTTTAAAGGCTATGTGATCATCTACAGAATTAATGAAGAACAAAACCAAATTGAAGTATTCGGTTTTATCAAATATACCAACAAACCCTAAACTATTTTAAGTCCGTATTTTTTTAGCTCCCCCTAAAAACCTCATTTAAAAACAACTACACGCTTGCGTTTTAAGTGTTTCCAACACACTTGTAACTAATGGTAATTCAACATGTTAAAGAATATTTTTGTTTGCCAAAGTTAAAAATAGGGCTACCTTTGGGGTAGTTTAATTTTACTCAAACAAATGA contains the following coding sequences:
- a CDS encoding acetyl-CoA carboxylase carboxyltransferase subunit alpha, which codes for MEYLDFELPIKELEEQLDKCTIIGQESDVDVSNTCKQIEKKLEETKKKIYKNLTAWQRVQLSRHPSRPYTMDYIKALAGDTWLELFGDRSFKDDKAMVGGLAKIDGQSFMIIGQQKGFNTKTRQYRNFGMANPEGYRKALRLMKMAEKFGIPVVTFVDTPGAYPGLEAEERGQGEAIARNIFEMCRLKTPVITVIVGEGASGGALGIGVGDKVYMLENTWYSVISPESCSSILWRSWEYKEQAADALKLTSYDMKKNHLIDEIIPEPLGGAHYDRETTFKSVEQYITKAYNELKDLSTADLVAQRMDKYCNMGEFKD
- the dnaB gene encoding replicative DNA helicase; this encodes MENAKEYTSKKFDKSKLITLEAGKIQPQALDLEEAVLGAMMIDKRGVDEVIDILQPDAFYDQRHNYIYEAIVQLFNDTQPIDLLTVSAQLRKTAKLEQAGGDFYLIQLTQKISSSAHIEFHSRIILQKFIQRSLIRISAEIAEEAYDETTDVFDLLDKAESKLYEVTQGNIKRSSETAQSLVMQAKKRIEEIAGKEGLSGVATGFHELDKLTSGWQPSDLIIIAARPGMGKTAFVLSMARNIAITYGHGVAVFSLEMASVQLITRLISSETGLSSEKLRTGKLEKHEWEQLSIKVKDLEKAPLYIDDTPSLSIFDLRAKARRLHSQYGIRMIIIDYLQLMTAGGNGKNGGNREQEISTISRNLKALAKELNVPVIALSQLSRAVETRGSSKRPLLSDLRESGAIEQDADIVSFIYRPEYYKIEEWDDDEQSPTAGQAEFIVAKHRNGGLENIRLKFIGNLGKFDNLDDFSSPFDELPSSMNSNNDFITKNLPSANDAFGSNMNSSRGVQDDDDVPF
- a CDS encoding type II toxin-antitoxin system RelE/ParE family toxin, whose amino-acid sequence is MKVKILESFTIKFNKQLIFIAEDKPSAAKKFRTDLLFELKSLSVMPFKNRQSIYFNDDNIRDHSFKGYVIIYRINEEQNQIEVFGFIKYTNKP